Genomic DNA from Manihot esculenta cultivar AM560-2 chromosome 15, M.esculenta_v8, whole genome shotgun sequence:
ATGCCACCTTTAATAACACTGTTCTGCAATGTAGGATGCACAGCCCTGATCCTCAACACTGTTGCCGTTATAATGATTAGAGAAGTATGTTTGTGCATTTCGCTTTCATGGTTGTGTATTAGGAGAGGGCagatttctatttttaatattgttgatagCAACAAAAATACCTTTCCCCAATCTATGCTTCACTTACGTTGTTAAACGAAATCTTTGGAGTTTTCTGATAACATGCCCTGATAACAACAATATTGTTGAtaacaatatttttaatattgttgatagCAACAAAAATACCATTCCCCAATCTATGCTTCACTTACGTTGTTAAACGAAATCTTTGGAGTTTTCTGATAACATGCCCTGACAGGGATCTTGGCTTCTCCTGTTGGGCGGTTGATGCTAGCAGATGCAAGAGGTTGCTGGAGAACGTGGAGGCTACCTTCATGGGCGAGGCGGTACCATCTTCACTCTCCTATTTCTGTGTGTGCAGCACACATCCTCATGTTTCTTATTTCTTGTGTTTATCTATAGTTCCTTGAATTTTTGTTTATTCAGCCTTGGACAGCGATGACTTACTTTATCTCAAGGAGCAGATGGAAGCCGAAGAGGATGCAGAACGCCTCCTTCGACGGACTGAGAAACGAGCATTTGCTGCATTTAAAATATCCTTTCTTGGTTTTTATGAATTATTGTCTAATAAATATCATGCTGATGCTGGTAATTAAAATTTGGATCTTATTACTGACCTCCAGGAAATCAGCTAATTCTTTTCAAAATCAGTCTTATGTCATCACACATTTCCTTTCATGATGCTGTTGATAGAAGGTTTATTAGGAAATGCATAAAGTTTATAGCACTCCTTTCCTCTTCATGGCATATGAGGTATTCTGATTGTCCTAGAATCCAAAATGAGCTGCTTACTGCATCTGATAGAGGTATGACTGGGCCTTTCTTTTTACACTTTAATTCTATCCATTATTTTAACATTACAATTTCTTCTGATTAAGAAGGTGCAATATTAAAACTTTGTAGGGGGTCTTTTCACTTGGTGGTTCTCATATCATAAATACATTCTTTTTTTCATCTCATTCTTTAGCCTTGTTGTCATTAGAAAATATTTGCTGTACTATTGGCATCATGCTGTGAGAGTCATTAGTGTTTGTGCTGAAACAAGCCCCCGTGAACGGATGAAGTTGATGGGGGAGGCTACAAGAAACTTTGCAGCTTCTGCCCCCCAATTTCCTCAGAAAAATGTTATTGAACACAGTGGAGCTGTGTTTTGAGTCAGTTGCCTAAATTTAATTCATCAATATATTGATTTTTGCACGGATTTGgtgctttttatatttttgaaattaaattctGATTTGAACTATCCTGAATTTATGTATAGTTAGGTCATTTATTGAATGAAAAGTATGCTAGCGCTAGGTTAGCAGCTTGTAGCTGCCTCTGTATTGTGTCCTTAACCAGTAAGCACAAAGCTGCAAGTTTAGCAGATTCTTCGCCTGCATCCGTTCCCTTGCCTCTCCGCGTTGAGCCAAAGCCAAAAAGTGGGATTAGGTATTTTTAGTGTATAATTGTAGTATGTTCATTTTCAACTAATTTCTGGTCTCATCTCTGAATCATCTGGAGTTTAGGCAGCAGGATCTATTGAAGAAAGTGGTGGAAGTTAAACCTAAACGACCAAAAGTTTCAGATGGAAATCATTTTACACCAACATCAAGTGATCATTCTTCAGCAAACTCCTCCAAGGCTGTTGAGAAGAAAGAGTGCTTTTTATCAAAACCAGGCAAAATAGACGAGAATAATGAGGAGAATGCAGCTAAAAATGATACTGGGCAGGAAAATCCTGTTAAACGTTTGCTGGGCTTAGCATATGCAAGTTCtgatgatgaagatgaagaCTGAGGATTCAGTAATCATGTGTTGAATCGACTATAGTTATGTGATCAATAACAATATTTCATTCTCTTGCCTCCACACTTTGTCAGTGATTTCTGTTTGACAAAGCTCATGTAGAAACTAATATCATACCCTGCAAATAGAGAACATGAAATTTTgtgcatctctctctctctatatatagaTGGATCTATGAGACATGGCTAGTTAATTTGTATTAATTCAGAGTGGGGTAAATTTAGTATTCACCAATTAGCACTTTTTCCATTTGAAACTGTACAGCTAGCTTATCAAGTTACATAAATGGTGGAAGCTACTCTACCCGGTGAAGCATTATCCGGTTTGAATCcaaaaaattgatcaaatcaatttaaaattgaaaatttaatttggttTATATTATAAGTCATTCCATTATAAACTTGAAAATTTTTGGTTTCAttaggttttaattttttaaaaattcaataaatcaaATTCCCTGATGTATTAGTATATTAATTCTTTTCCGTATGCAGCTTAGTGGTACATGAAGTTACTTGACGCCTTTTGCAGGTCAGGGGTTTCAATTCCAAGCGTTCtccattttctcttttttctttactttttataataaataatctcAACCGTTCATTTCCTTTCCCACTATAtgtatcctttttttttctttttataaaaaacccTACTTAAATTTTTACTTAGTTGCTCTCAGCATATTTGTAAACAAGCCACGATATGATTCATTTCTCTAGAGACGAAGATGAAAGTCTCCACGTCGATGGTGTGATGAAACCGTGACGGATTCCTTAGCAGACGAAGTCATGGACATTAAAAAAAAGAACCCTACTACTTAAATTTTTCCTTAGTTGCTGCCCCTTCATTTTTTCTCCTCCATGGCTCTTTGCCTCTTagtctgctttttttttttttttccatacccttgctcttctcttttccttgcaTATCAGCACATTTGCAAATAAGCCACAATATGATTCATTTCTCTAAAGACGAAGATGAAAGTCCCCACATTGGTGGTGTGATGAAATCGTGACAGATTCCTTCACAGACGAAGTTGTGGATATTATGATGGATGCAAAGCTGATGGTTACTGATTTCATAAATCTATTTGCTCTACTTTTTTTTGTGCCATTGAAGCATCTCTTCTCCCATCTTCATTCTAGAAAGTTAGCTCATGAATAAAGCTcttgttttttgttttgaatATTATTTGTATGCAACTTCAATTAATATGTACAAATGTGGGTGATTATCTGATACTTGAATCTCGTTTGATGAAATTCCTCATGGACATGtttgtattttaattgaatttaaacttTGATTTATATCCAGTTTTGAGTGCTATGTACAAATATGGCCATTAGCTGATGCTTGATAATTATTCGATGAAATTACTTAAAAAAGCATgattatacttaaattttagTTGAATAAGAATTCTTAGTTGATTTTATATTAAACCAATTTTTGAATCCAATCAAATTGAAATTATgcattcgattcggtttggttttctCACTAGTctaatttgattcggttttcaCAATTAATAAATtcgattattttagttttgagtGGTTCAATTTGACTGATGCTCAAACCTACTTTAGTGTGAGATAATGTTTTAAGTCAACAAATTACGGAAAGAAGTCATCGAATTACTTTGTTTCTATTTTGACTTTGACATATTCTCAAAAAACTCTCAAAGTTTACTGGTCAAGGCTGTGATTTTATTTCATAGATCTTCAATTTAATGAAAGTCTCCGTGTAGGAAGGTGGCCAAGTTTTAGAAAGTTTAATCTTAATTCATGAAATTTTATGTAGATTCGAGCTTGACCTTAAGTTTGGTTTGAACTTTAATATTAGAGCTTAATCAACTCATTTAAACTCGAAAACTAATTAGCTAAAAAACTTGATAACATAAAGCTCGACCTCAAACGCAATAATATAGAGTTGGAGCTCGAGcttgatttgaaaattaaatcaaactattttataatatatttttatttccatgAATTATTAGTTATTAATAGTAATGTTGTAAAAATTAGATTGATAACGTGGTTGGAATGAAACTGTACTGTGACTGACTGAAACCTGCAAGAGAGAACACGTGAGGCGGTGGTAGGTGCCCATAGCAGCCACTCGACGCTTAAGTCAATATCTTTGAAAATAGAGAGAATATAATGGATTACTTAGAGTTTGAGTAGAATTAGAGATAACATACCTTTGTCTCTGTGATGCTCCTTCTTTTTATACTATTGAAGGAAGAGATAAATATGAAATCTTTCCAATAATCCTGTGGTGATGTGGCCGTCTGCTTGATACGGGATATCACAGGCTAATAAGCGGGAATCTTGCAATTACGGGCATAATAGAGTTATGTTGGGTTGTCTTTGACAATGGTAACCTCGTGTTGAGTCTCGCTTGATGAGGGAAGGGCAAGTCTTTTGGTGATGACCCGTGTATTTGCGGTGTTTGAATCTTTTACCTTTGGGATGGGCCGCCTTTCCTGTGTGTCCAGTTCTCGCCACGTGGCCCTATATCATCGTGACAGGTCGCAGTTTTCTTTGAGCGGATGTTATGTAACATTAGAGGTCACTTCGCTAGTTTTTGATTCTTCAGATTTGAAAGAGGTATCTCTTATCGAGGTTTGGGACACGTGGTCCCTCAAGGTTAGTTTCTAGCTGTTCAAGTCGTTTCATTTCATCTAACTGCTATGTTTCTTGTGCCACATTTAAAGCTTGCTGTCAAAACCGTCTTATAAAAGCCCTTCGTCTTCCCAAACACTACTTTTTCTTTCTGCGATTTTTTAGAGAGATTTGCCCCACAACTTCCTTCCCATTGTTGTTCCTTATAGCCTCATTCTTCTTGCaataatttgtttttctttttctttattatgaATAGGACTGCCTCTTCTTCCCTTATCGGTGTTTCTATCTTTAGCTCCTCCTTTGATAGCCCCATCCGAGCGCTGGCCACTATTGTTCCTTTGAGGGAGGCTCTGGAGAATGAGAGTGGTTTACTCTGTGATACCCCATCTGTCTTCCTAGAGcgtgatgtggattgtttgtatGATACTTACCACATTTCCCGTGAGTCTTTCTGAATCTTTACTCCTTCTCCCCGCATTTGTGCTAATAACTCGACCCTTGCTGAAGACGCCATCATCATTTTCGAAGAACAGTTGAAGGCGGACCTTCACTTCCCCCTAGACCCTTTCTTCGTGGAGGTCCTTCGGTTCCACAAGCTTTCTGTCGCCCAACTTCATTCCAATGGCTGGAGAGTCTTGGTGGCTTTTTGGTTCATGTGTGTTAATAATCACATTGAACTTAGTGTAGCACTCTTCTCCTAGCTATACCAACTAAGTACCCGTAAAAATGAGAAATTCTAGTACTTTAGTAGTCGAAAGTACTTGAACATTTTTTACCGAATTTCTTCCTCTTTGAAGCGGtggaagaataaattttttatctttcGTCATCGGATTGGGAAGGGGTTTTGGGCGTCTTCAAGCCAGTTGGTACTATTGGGTGGAGTTAAAGAATGATGGGGTTTGTCCGAGGAGAGAGGAGGATGAGGCTTTAGCATGTCTCTTGGTGATGGCTAAAGCTTTAAGGAAAATTGACATTACTCAGGCGGTGAGGAATGCTATTTTTTTCTAGCAGAGTCATCCGTCAGCAAACCAAACCCGCTATCCTCACTTGCCCAATTTTCCCAGCCTTTCCAAAAGTATTCCCCTGGCTCGGGATCAGGGTACTTCTCTTTCcctcttctttatttttaaactgaCTTTCTTACTTACTTTTCCCACTTTTGCAGATATGGCTGGGTCAAGCAAATTCACCGAGACGGTGCGTGCTGCTcgtaagtgtaatacccggctagactccggtatcggaattcctaccgtccggtggaatctcggatgtcggagacctctagaagggtagaatcatgttttataaaaatgttttaatgtgttttatgattttgagtatgaaattgaatgagtttttgcatgaaaaagtctttggaggaaaacccaggttcggccgccgaaggtcaagttcggccgccgaacatgcatgcgttttggaggcacgttaggcccccgaaagcatgagtgagggaagtccaggttcggccgctgaacctcatgttcggccgccgaacatttgcatggatgcggaggcacattcggcccccgaacgtggtctggccagccactataaaagggtcccttagccgaaaatgggcgagctttttctccccatttcggccaaggtgagcattccgtcatccttccccaatcttgagtttttccttcctttttccatgatctttacaagtttataactttggttttgaagatctttgagcttagaacgagttttggagcttggagaccaaaagttggaacttctcccatctccaagtttagatctcctcaaccctcgatcttcaagaggtaagagccgatcttaagctcaatgtatgatttaaacaagttttgtgaagttttaagggatagaatgcatgttagggcatatgttgaacctatgggtttttgatgactttttgaacaatgtagcttgtttgtgtgtgattgaagtgttgtagatggggtttatgtatgtttgaggcccctaggaacttgtatgcatgttttggttgagatatatgcatgtttggaaggtttggaggcgaaatgtgctaagagagccaagtttctgccctttggcagaaaccaggttcggcagccgaaggtactttcggccgccgaacatggctggggaggcaggcctttcggctgccgaagttgcccccgaaaagagactttcgtctctgtctgggactttcggccgccgaaggtgccgccgaacctacctgactttcgtctctggagggactttcggccgccgaacctgccgccgaaagtgccctgtccagccatttcatgcatgtattcttatggttaatttatgatgttttagggggtttttggggaatagtttagagttatgttcaaagtatgtttggtccctcatttgagtccacctgtgtaggttcggacccgaggaaccgaggaccccagcagtgagttcagctgcggtgttgtcagagtcagccagaggtgagtggaactataacttaatcttttaaattaaatgctttatcatgtttcatgcatcatgattatgcaataggatgattgcattagttttcacgaatatgccgcattgcataaattgttgttgttgtgggtgaatgtcggatgacccagttagtccaagacaggaagaccaggccccatgctacaggcctggcacagagtaaacaagtccaggccccagtctacaggcctggcacagagtaaggcacggttatgggacttgaagaccaggagccagaggaggccctgggaaaatggtaagtaatgtatgttctgacaggaaagaccaggaccccattctacaggcctggcacagagttaacttggactaattggtgacgagttcgcccaacccttatgtgaattgtttgtgttatgatgcatttcatagagcatagtgttgatgtgttttaatagctctactcactgggcttttagctcacccctctcccttttcccccaggcttacaggtacaggatatagtacgggagtccggatagagtaaagaagtcatgcctatgtaatagctagcaatggacatgatcaaattgtaatgtaaaagtacagtatagttatgtaatgagttttatggatgttagtgtgtgcttgaccatagaatgttgtatccctttttatacatgatcttagaggttttgatgatgtttatgtaaaccagctcaacacaggttatgttatcctttgagggcacagatgagatcccacagagggatcaaagttatgttcatatttatgcacaggttgagtttggttgatgtttatggaaagaaaagttttaattcttatgcatgttattgatcatgtatgggattatacaggtttacaggttttatgtcaggcttgctacgggtcccggcggccttaagtcgacccggatcctagcgccggtagcggtccgattttcgggtcgttacagaatggtatcagagccctaggttcatatggtcagacctagagtgtcgggctcatagatgttatagaaggtcaagcacaataggaaagatcatgtccactaggataggatgtggagtcctatcttgcatgatgatgtgaaatgccatgactttatgcatgtgcattaatgatatgctatgatatgtgatgtatgtgatgcgggttcatgtgtgcccacatgaaccatatgatgctaatgttgcttgtgatgcgtactgtttttcagaaaacaggatgagaggaactcgtcgatcagcaaggttgactggagtaccgcctgaggatgagggcatgagcgcccgtcctcctacattgcctagggcaatgtcaagcaggtccaacagggacagagtagcaagagaccctagaaggtctctggatctgggtagaagcagatcagtcagaggaacagttcagggaggagcttcagaggatatgggggatgatatggacgtagaacagaggagggatggcagtttgggagtcagtatgtcagaagaagggatgggagaatcccaaggaggcactcaggcctcgggatttgtacagccacctcactacccacatttctcacaacatcccgggtattcgatgggaggtacatcggattaccctagtttcaccccttatcccacacagatgccatacccaccttactacccaccatactctcagtacccaatgtatccacctccaccctactatccaaatccagcaaaccctacctcagaaaatgttgtaccacctccaccacctgcagaaccagcagccccagttgctcaaccacctagacctagctcagtcagtgggagcaaggttaagatgacagactatatgaagctgggtgctccccagtttgaaaccggtaatgatccgtttgtgtacttggagcgggtcaaggcaattacagatgagataggggcagatgacagtagagccattcagatggccgggttcacgcttaagtgcaaaaaggcacgggagtggttcaaaaattatgtgaacccgagagtggacaacatgacttgggaagagtttgcaaacgagtttgcaggatgggctttccctgatagttcaagggaattgaagatgatagaattcgaacagttgaggcaaactgatgacatgagtgtagacgaatatactgacaggtttatggagttgctgccatttgcagggcaagaccttagcacagaccagaagaagtcgaggaggtatatcatgaagctccatcccaggtattcctccttggtacagtcagcagatagagagagttttcacgccatagtagatatggctaggagaatggaagctagtgccatcattcaggggacagttaaacagacagtggcacaagcttctggttctaaaactccgggtgggggaaagttagatccctctacccttagtgcagcagcttcaggcagtaagagatggagtaaacccaagggtaagaagaataagttctggaataaggtcaagtctagtctgggatttggaagtggctcaagctctggtgcggataatgcagtttgtgcaaggtgtggcagaccacacaagggagtatgtcggtttgggacaaacacctgcttcagatgtggtcaggaggggcatatagctcgagactgtccaagagcggccccgatggctcagtcccagcagacagcttcaggcagtgtagcgcagccagcagctccagccatgactcaggccagtggcagaggcagagggagaggagcagcctcttcttcagcgggtttcagaggtgaaggtccatcagccccagcacggatcttcacaatgacacagcatgaggcagacgcatccaacaccgtggtggcaggtaatctcgtcattggatgttcggatgtatatgcattgatggaccctggtgcatctcattcttttattgccccgagggccgtagagaggttgggattgatgacttctgggttagagtgtcctctctgggtcagtggacccaagtgtgatccatcagtggcagagtcagtctgtcagtgtagtccagtttttgttgaggggagatgcatgtccgccgacctggtggttctagatttgacagattttgacgtcattctagggatggactggttatctacccatggtgctaccttggactgcagggacaaggtagtcaggttcagaggtcaggatggatcagaggtcgtcttcagaggagacaggaggggtacacctagaggtatgatctcagctcttcaggctcgtaggttgcttaggaggggatgtcaggggtacttggctcatgtgagagagcttaatagtcaggttagagagcccgcctcagtgccagtggttagagagttcttagatgtgttcccagacgaactgccaggtttaccacctgctagggagatagagttcgagatagaactgatgcctggaacccgaccgatctctatccctccctacaggatggcgccagcagaattgaaagagctgaaggagcagttacaggagctggtagacaagggcttcatccgaccgagtacctcaccctggggtgctccggttttgtttgtgagaaagaaggatggatcccttagactttgtatcgactacaggcagttgaacaaagtcactaccaagaataagtacccattgccaaggatcgacgatctattcgaccagctagcaggagcgggttgtttctccaaaatagatctgagatcggggtaccaccagttgaggatcagggaagaggacgttccaaagacggctttcaggaccagatatgggcattttgagttccttgtaatgccgttcgggttaactaacgcccctgcagcattcatggacctcatgaacagagtgtttagccagtacctggatcactttgttattgtcttcatagatgatatcttagtgtattccaggagtgcagaggaacatgcccatcatctgaggttggttctacagaccttgagggagcatggcttgtatgccaagttctccaagtgtgagttctggctaaggagcatttcgttcttggggcatgtagtgtcagagaatggtatagaggtagaccccaagaagacagagactgtggctaactggcctagacccacttcagtgacagagatcaggagtttcttgggtttggcaggttactacaggaggttcgttcaggacttctcaaagatagcagctcctctaaccagactaaccaggaagaatcagaagtttctgtggaccgaccagtgcgaggagagttttgaagagctcaagaagaggttgacttcagcaccagttttagctctgccagctagtgatgaagactttacagtcttttgtgatgcgtcccgtgtgggactgggttgtgtgcttatgcagaatgagagggtgattgcttatgcttctaggcagctgaagaagcatgagttgaattaccccacacatgaccttgagatggcagcagtaatctttgcactcaagatgtggaggcattacctctatggggtaaaatgtgagatcttcaccgatcataaaagcctgcagtacatcctgagtcaaagagatttgaatttgagacagaggagatgggtagagttgctgagtgactatgattgcaagattcagtatcatccgggtaaggcgaatgttgtggcagacgccctaagccggaagtcactaggcagtctatcccacatcacggcagagaggagaccagtggtgaaggagttttacaagctcattgaggaaggtctacagttggagttatctggtacaggtgccttggttgctcagatgaaagtgacacccgtgtttctggagcaggtggctcagaaacagcatgaggacccagagttagtaaagattgccaggactgttcagtcgggcaaaggcagcgagttcagatttgacaacaaggggatcctccgctatgggagtcgattgtgtgtaccagatgacattgggctaaaaggggacattatgagagaggctcataatgcaagatacagcattcaccccggagccaccaagatgtatcaagatctgaagaaagtttattggtggccaactatgaagagagaagtggcacagtttgtgtccgcctgcgaagtatgtcagagggtgaagctggaacatcagaagccggctggaatgcttaacccgctacctattccagagtggaaatgggagaatatagctatggacttcgtagtggggttaccggcgacgtccaacagattggactccatatgggtgattgtggacagactcaccaaatctgctcactttatccctgtcaggagtggctattctgtggacaagttggcgcaggtgtacgttgatgagatagtcagactgcatggggttcctgtttctatagtgtcagatagagggccccagttcacctccaggttttggc
This window encodes:
- the LOC110601924 gene encoding uncharacterized protein LOC110601924 isoform X1, whose amino-acid sequence is MAGREVREYTNLTDPKDKKWGKGKDKIDDEDITFQRMVAKMQEVAGERGGYLHGRGALDSDDLLYLKEQMEAEEDAERLLRRTEKRAFAAFKKAASLADSSPASVPLPLRVEPKPKSGIRQQDLLKKVVEVKPKRPKVSDGNHFTPTSSDHSSANSSKAVEKKECFLSKPGKIDENNEENAAKNDTGQENPVKRLLGLAYASSDDEDED
- the LOC110601924 gene encoding uncharacterized protein LOC110601924 isoform X2, with the protein product MQEVAGERGGYLHGRGALDSDDLLYLKEQMEAEEDAERLLRRTEKRAFAAFKKAASLADSSPASVPLPLRVEPKPKSGIRQQDLLKKVVEVKPKRPKVSDGNHFTPTSSDHSSANSSKAVEKKECFLSKPGKIDENNEENAAKNDTGQENPVKRLLGLAYASSDDEDED